CATTCGACGCTTCCGGAATGGAAGATACTCCCGGAGACGAATTCGGTTTAGAAGAAGGAGATCCGTTCGGAGCCTCCCCTTCCGGCGAGTCAGACTTCGGAGACCTGGGTGGTTTCGATTCGGAACCTTCCGGAGACTTTGGAGGCGCTGATAATTTTGCCGAAGCTCCTACAGACTCAGACCCATTTGCAGATTTCGCACCTGTTTCAGGAGGAGATCACGATCCATTCTCCGATCTTTCCGGAGCAACCTCTGTTCCAGAATCGGATCCATTTGCAGATTTTGCGACCGAACCTGCATCCGCAATGGAAATGGAGTCCGTTCCGGAATCTTCCGATTTTACAAGCTTCTCCCCAGATCTGGACTCGGACTCCGGAGACGAGGATATGGGAGCTGCTTCCTTCGAAGAAGACTTACGCTCTTTGGGTGGAGAAGATAAGGACGAAATAGACAAGTCTCTCACTGACGAAGAACTCGCAATCATCCAAAGAGAAATACTTCGTTATCCTCCGCTTCTACGCAGAACGGTCATAGAGTCCATAGTCCAAGACCGTCTTTCCAAAAAGGCCCAAAGGGATCTATTAGAACTTATTAAAATAGAAAGTACCCCGGAGGATATCGCTGCATTCTTGTCCTCCGCGTTAGGGATTACAGTTGCTCTCACAGATAGAAGTGGCGCTTATTCCGCTGACGGTGTTCCTATCATATCTTCCGACCCGATCTATACCAGAGAAGGTCTTTTAGAGAGAAGGAAGAAGATCCGTAGGACATTCTTCGCTGCTGCCGCGGCGATCCTCATCGGATTCGGAAGTTATTTCACTTACAAACATATCATTCTTCCTAGACAGGCAGCTCAGAATTACGAAGCGGGTCTGGAACAAATCCGTGAGATGGGAGCTAAAAGGTTCGCAGGAACTTTAGGCGAAGAAGAGAGAAAAAAATATCTGATCAGTATAGAAGATTCTTATGATAAAGGATTCGATATAGATCCTTATAATTTGAAATACATGAACCGCTACGGAGTGGAATACAGCCGAGCGGGAGAATACGAACTCTCTTTCCAAAAATTATTCGGTAAGATAGAGCCGGATCTTGGAATGGGAACATTAGATTCTTGGAATAAAAGAGAACAGTCTCCTATGGTCCGATTGGCCCAAGGAGAATCTTGGAATGATAAAAAGCTAAAAAACAGCGCAGGCGTAAACCAAGGAAAAGAAGGGATCAAATTCCTTTTGGACCAGGAAAAAACTCCTAGAAAGGTACTGATCGCTGGTGCATTCCTTGCAATGAGACTAAAAGAAAGGACTCATGATAATAATACCTATAGAAATCTAGGCTGGTTCCATTCTCAGATCATGCCTGATTTCGCAGAACCTGCAGAAGGCAAAAAAGGAAGATATAAAAACGACGCGTTAGCCGTTGATTATTATTCCAAGGTATTCACGGATGGGGAAAGTCCTTATGACGAGGATTCAACAGCTGGTATCGCTAAAATATATTATAATAGAAGAGAATTCGGAAAAGCAGCTTCTTTCTATAATAGGATCGTAGAAGCGAATCCTAAAAGTATCCAAGGCCAATCAGGGCTTGTTTCCACTTATTTAGAAATGTGGAAAGAAAGTGGAGATCCTCAATTCGTTTTAAATCACCATCGTCTGCTTAGGAACAATCTGGACATGGAGTCCGAACTCCCCTTCTACACTTTGGCAAAACTTGCATCTTTTTACGCTGCAATCGACCCGGAAGAACTTAGGATCAAATATAATATCAATCCTGTTGACCAAGTTTCCGGGATAGAAATAGAAGAAAGTGCAATCCGACTCTTAGATACGATATATAGAAAGTCCATGGAAGACGAAAGGACTGGAGTTGAGATCGAAGGAAAAGATTACGCGGAAGGTTATTACCAAAGAGGACAATATTATCTTTCTCAAAAGGAAAATAGCCAGGCTAGAAGGTTCTTCGAAAAAGCGGCAACTTTAGATCCAAAACATTGGCTCGCGGTCCTGGAACTTGCAGAACATTCTATCCGCGTAGGAAACTTTGAAGAAGCAAAAGATCTTTTAAAAGAAGCAGAATCCCGTTACGAAATAAGTGAGCGTTGGTTCGGTTCTAAAGACGAAGACGAAACTTTATTCGAAGGAAATCCTGCACGTATCCATTTCGATCTTGGGAAAATCAGATACTTATTGTCCGCAGGACTTTCCGACAAGGATTCGCTGAAAGAATTCCCCGGTCGAAAAATTTATCCATTCCGTTCCCGCTCCGAATCTGATGAAAAAAGTCTCTCCGTCTTAAAAGAAGAGGAAGAAAAAAGAAATCGCAGGAATGAACTTAGAAATTCCCTCCAAGAATTCGCGAAAGTGGATTCGGAAGAACCTAAGTTCGAACTTGTCCGCAAATGGAGAAGAGAACTTCCTGCATCCATGTTGAGAGAAATGAAATTTTTCAAAGGCTGGGTGGAATATATGGATTCCGACTTCGACAAGTCTTTGGCGGATTGGACGGGTTTCGAAGATAAGGACGAATATTATAATCCTACTCTTCTTATGGCAAAAGGAAACGCATTCTTTTATACCGGCCAGACTAAAACCGCTCTTGGATATTTCCTAAGAGTGAAAGATGATATGGAAGAAAAACTTCCTCAGATGAGTTCTCCTAAAACGGAAGATCCATACCACCAGGAAGTGTATCAAACTCTGACCGCTGCTTATAATAATATTGGCGCTTGTTACGAAACTCTTTCTAAAAAAGCGAACGCACAAGAATCAGAGAATTATACAGCTCAGGCTCTACAGAATTATTGGAAGGCGATCGAAACTGCGCGCAAGATAAACGAAGCCAGCGAAATTTCACTTTCTAACAAAGATCTTTTATTCAAAAAAGAAGCTCTTAAAAGAGAACCCCTCTTAGAAGATTGGGTTTCTCCAACCTTGGATTCGATTAAGGATCTAGTTCGTAAGTAAATACTAGTCAAGATTCACAAAGAAAAGTTCTCTGTGAACTCTGTGCAAAACAGATCTGAAATAATTACTTTTTCTTTTTTACAAAAAGAGATTTAATAGCAACTACGATAAAGAATCCGAACATTCTGCTCAGGCGGATTAATCTCCAAGGACGGACCATAATTCTCCAAAGCCAGGTTAAGCCCTTGAGTTTGAAAACATTTGGAGCTTTTTTTACCTTTCCGGAAAGAATGTCCATAGCAGGACCTACACCGATCACAACTGCGTGACCGAAAAATGCGGTGTTATTTTCGACCCAGATCTCTTGATCTGGAAAA
Above is a genomic segment from Leptospira johnsonii containing:
- a CDS encoding tetratricopeptide repeat protein, which translates into the protein MADYSEQELDQIRSILDPLNKNPESSEDLNPMLSTFREKMGYGVPISIGDDDEDQAEEGSEESFDLGDEDEAPTPIQKPKPLSFSEDDDIDLDELLTEPSQGGEPSADAGEDPFGGFDEAPTESDDFGDFATPEPESDPFADSGLDDFGAAPEAEEPSAGFEDFGAPTSEDPFGGFDSAPELDTPFETSPNEDLGSTPSSDPFADSDLGMEDFGATPSSDSEDPFAGSGLEDFEAPTTAASDDPFAAFDASGMEDTPGDEFGLEEGDPFGASPSGESDFGDLGGFDSEPSGDFGGADNFAEAPTDSDPFADFAPVSGGDHDPFSDLSGATSVPESDPFADFATEPASAMEMESVPESSDFTSFSPDLDSDSGDEDMGAASFEEDLRSLGGEDKDEIDKSLTDEELAIIQREILRYPPLLRRTVIESIVQDRLSKKAQRDLLELIKIESTPEDIAAFLSSALGITVALTDRSGAYSADGVPIISSDPIYTREGLLERRKKIRRTFFAAAAAILIGFGSYFTYKHIILPRQAAQNYEAGLEQIREMGAKRFAGTLGEEERKKYLISIEDSYDKGFDIDPYNLKYMNRYGVEYSRAGEYELSFQKLFGKIEPDLGMGTLDSWNKREQSPMVRLAQGESWNDKKLKNSAGVNQGKEGIKFLLDQEKTPRKVLIAGAFLAMRLKERTHDNNTYRNLGWFHSQIMPDFAEPAEGKKGRYKNDALAVDYYSKVFTDGESPYDEDSTAGIAKIYYNRREFGKAASFYNRIVEANPKSIQGQSGLVSTYLEMWKESGDPQFVLNHHRLLRNNLDMESELPFYTLAKLASFYAAIDPEELRIKYNINPVDQVSGIEIEESAIRLLDTIYRKSMEDERTGVEIEGKDYAEGYYQRGQYYLSQKENSQARRFFEKAATLDPKHWLAVLELAEHSIRVGNFEEAKDLLKEAESRYEISERWFGSKDEDETLFEGNPARIHFDLGKIRYLLSAGLSDKDSLKEFPGRKIYPFRSRSESDEKSLSVLKEEEEKRNRRNELRNSLQEFAKVDSEEPKFELVRKWRRELPASMLREMKFFKGWVEYMDSDFDKSLADWTGFEDKDEYYNPTLLMAKGNAFFYTGQTKTALGYFLRVKDDMEEKLPQMSSPKTEDPYHQEVYQTLTAAYNNIGACYETLSKKANAQESENYTAQALQNYWKAIETARKINEASEISLSNKDLLFKKEALKREPLLEDWVSPTLDSIKDLVRK